A section of the Tenrec ecaudatus isolate mTenEca1 chromosome 10, mTenEca1.hap1, whole genome shotgun sequence genome encodes:
- the SGSH gene encoding N-sulfoglucosamine sulfohydrolase isoform X1 — protein MRPCAPACCALLLALALCSAPGARARNVLLLLADDGGFESGVYNNSAIFTPHLDALARRSLIFRNAFTSVSSCSPSRASLLTGLPQHQNGMYGLHQDVHHFNSFDKVRSLPLLLRQAGIRTGIIGKKHVGPELVFPFDFAYTEENNSVLQVGRNITRIKLLVRKFLQSQGSRPFFLYVAFHDPHRCGHSQPQYGAFCEKFGNGDSGMGRIPDWTPQTYDPQHVQVPYFIPDTPAARADLAAQYTTIGRLDQGIGLVLQELRGAGVLNDTLVIFTSDNGIPFPSGRTNLYWPGTAEPLLLSSPENSRRWGQVSEAFASLLDLTPTILDWFSIPYPSYAIFGSKTVQLTGRSLLPALASEPPWATVFGSQSLHEVTMSYPMRSVHHQNFHLVHNLHFKMPFPIDQDFYVSPTFQDLLNRTRAGQPTGWYKDLHHYYYRERWELYDRSRDPHETHNLATDPSYAQLLEGLKTQLVKWQWATHDPWVCAPDGVLEERLSPECRPLYNEL, from the exons ATGCGCCCGTGCGCGCCCGCCTGCTGCGCGCTGCTGCTCGCCCTGGCCTTGTGCTCGGCGCCCGGGGCGCGTGCCCGGAACGTGCTGCTGCTCCTCG cggaCGATGGAGGTTTTGAGAGTGGCGTATATAACAACAGTGCCATCTTCACCCCCCACCTGGATGCCTTGGCCCGACGCAGCCTGATCTTCCGCAATGCCTTCACCTCTGTCAGCAGCTGTTCTCCCAGCAGGGCCAGTCTGCTCACcggcctgccccag CACCAGAATGGGATGTATGGCCTACACCAGGATGTCCATCACTTCAACTCCTTCGACAAGGTGCGCAGCCTGCCCCTGCTGCTCAGACAGGCAGGCATCCGTACAG GCATCATCGGGAAGAAGCACGTGGGGCCGGAGCTGGTGTTCCCCTTCGACTTCGCCTACACGGAGGAGAACAACTCCGTCCTCCAGGTGGGACGCAACATCACCAGGATCAAGCTGCTCGTCCGGAAGTTCCTGCAGTCCCAGGGCAGCAG ACCCTTCTTCCTGTATGTGGCCTTCCACGACCCCCACCGCTGCGGCCACTCCCAGCCCCAGTATGGAGCCTTCTGCGAGAAGTTCGGCAATGGGGACAGCGGCATGGGGCGCATCCCCGACTGGACCCCCCAGACCTACGACCCCCAGCACGTGCAG GTGCCGTACTTCATCCCTGACACCCCAGCTGCCCGAGCCGACCTGGCCGCGCAGTACACCACCATTGGCCGCCTGGATCAAG GTATCGGCCTGGTGCTGCAGGAGCTGCGGGGAGCCGGCGTCCTGAACGACACGCTGGTGATCTTCACGTCTGACAACGGGATCCCCTTCCCCAGCGGCAGGACCAACCTGTACTGGCCGGGCACCGCCGAGCCCTTGCTGCTCTCGTCCCCCGAGAACTCCCGCCGCTGGGGCCAGGTCAGCGAGGCCTTCGCCAGCCTCCTTG ATCTGACGCCCACCATCTTGGACTGGTTCTCCATCCCCTACCCCAGCTACGCCATCTTCGGCTCCAAGACCGTGCAGCTCACCGGCCGGTCCCTCCTGCCGGCGCTGGCATCCGAGCCCCCCTGGGCCACCGTCTTCGGCAGCCAGAGCCTGCACGAGGTCACCATGTCCTACCCCATGCGCTCCGTGCACCACCAGAACTTCCACCTGGTGCACAACCTCCACTTCAAGATGCCCTTTCCCATTGACCAAGACTTCTACGTCTCCCCGACCTTCCAGGACCTTCTGAACCGCACCCGGGCGGGCCAGCCCACGGGCTGGTACAAAGACCTCCATCACTACTACTACCGTGAACGCTGGGAGTTGTACGACCGGAGCCGGGACCCCCACGAGACCCACAATCTGGCCACGGACCCCAGCTACGCCCAGCTCCTTGAAGGGCTCAAGACCCAGCTGGTCAAGTGGCAGTGGGCCACCCATGACCCCTGGGTGTGTGCTCCGGACGGGGTCCTGGAAGAGCGGCTTTCTCCGGAGTGCCGGCCCCTCTACAATGAGCTGTGA
- the SGSH gene encoding N-sulfoglucosamine sulfohydrolase isoform X2, producing MRPCAPACCALLLALALCSAPGARARNVLLLLADDGGFESGVYNNSAIFTPHLDALARRSLIFRNAFTSVSSCSPSRASLLTGLPQHQNGMYGLHQDVHHFNSFDKVRSLPLLLRQAGIRTGIIGKKHVGPELVFPFDFAYTEENNSVLQVGRNITRIKLLVRKFLQSQGSRPFFLYVAFHDPHRCGHSQPQYGAFCEKFGNGDSGMGRIPDWTPQTYDPQHVQVPYFIPDTPAARADLAAQYTTIGRLDQGIGLVLQELRGAGVLNDTLVIFTSDNGIPFPSGRTNLYWPGTAEPLLLSSPENSRRWGQVSEAFASLLGPSEPHPGGPAHGLVQRPPSLLLP from the exons ATGCGCCCGTGCGCGCCCGCCTGCTGCGCGCTGCTGCTCGCCCTGGCCTTGTGCTCGGCGCCCGGGGCGCGTGCCCGGAACGTGCTGCTGCTCCTCG cggaCGATGGAGGTTTTGAGAGTGGCGTATATAACAACAGTGCCATCTTCACCCCCCACCTGGATGCCTTGGCCCGACGCAGCCTGATCTTCCGCAATGCCTTCACCTCTGTCAGCAGCTGTTCTCCCAGCAGGGCCAGTCTGCTCACcggcctgccccag CACCAGAATGGGATGTATGGCCTACACCAGGATGTCCATCACTTCAACTCCTTCGACAAGGTGCGCAGCCTGCCCCTGCTGCTCAGACAGGCAGGCATCCGTACAG GCATCATCGGGAAGAAGCACGTGGGGCCGGAGCTGGTGTTCCCCTTCGACTTCGCCTACACGGAGGAGAACAACTCCGTCCTCCAGGTGGGACGCAACATCACCAGGATCAAGCTGCTCGTCCGGAAGTTCCTGCAGTCCCAGGGCAGCAG ACCCTTCTTCCTGTATGTGGCCTTCCACGACCCCCACCGCTGCGGCCACTCCCAGCCCCAGTATGGAGCCTTCTGCGAGAAGTTCGGCAATGGGGACAGCGGCATGGGGCGCATCCCCGACTGGACCCCCCAGACCTACGACCCCCAGCACGTGCAG GTGCCGTACTTCATCCCTGACACCCCAGCTGCCCGAGCCGACCTGGCCGCGCAGTACACCACCATTGGCCGCCTGGATCAAG GTATCGGCCTGGTGCTGCAGGAGCTGCGGGGAGCCGGCGTCCTGAACGACACGCTGGTGATCTTCACGTCTGACAACGGGATCCCCTTCCCCAGCGGCAGGACCAACCTGTACTGGCCGGGCACCGCCGAGCCCTTGCTGCTCTCGTCCCCCGAGAACTCCCGCCGCTGGGGCCAGGTCAGCGAGGCCTTCGCCAGCCTCCTTG GACCTTCTGAACCGCACCCGGGCGGGCCAGCCCACGGGCTGGTACAAAGACCTCCATCACTACTACTACCGTGA
- the CARD14 gene encoding caspase recruitment domain-containing protein 14 encodes MAELCRTESTLMSLDEEQLWEMLESHRCRIVSSVCPSRLTPYLRQARVLGRLDEEEVLHGPRLSNTAMRAGHLLDLLKTRGKNGAVAFLESLKFHNPDVYTLVTGLQPAVDFSSFSGLMETSKLTECLAGAISSLQEELVQEQRQKAALRERLGLAEARVESLRSLEADHGRMKRELSAHFHEVLKLKDELLNLSLRYSSALQEKELAATRCRGLQEELYLVKQELQRAQVTSSSEQESQERSLEMVSSLDSEDEELSRLKEENQKLRSLTFSMVEKDILEQSLDEARESKQELVDRIHSLRARAAAAERQRKQYWEEKEKTLLQFQKMQVDCEMYREKTSALQDQVVELQKERDQAYAARDRAQLEISQRLVEKDSLRRKLFELTEDTCELRRQLRKLQDNPPRQGSARLEMGPRDPCARGKQRLVRMYAICPQVDSDGSPLSSTELWSDTSTMSSFRSCSPVPPSQQSLYKRAAEDQLEDPWSLSPPEILEADLRPSPEDRTDDVDLDYEIVDKAARTEREASLEGTSHSLCPSGGSMPVRRRPARRMLSQVTALAFQGCSLLRQISIIGGNHAGIFIHRVTPGSAADEMALRPGTQIVMVDCDAAGSLVKAVLEDTTLEQAIGLLGQVDGFCCLSVKVNMEGYKKLVQDLEANMATSGDSFYIRANLAMEGREEGALQVRCNEVLHVTNTLYQGPGRWHAHRVSPCTMRDMDHGAIPNYSRAQQLLIATIQDMTQQSAAARKPSGGPQKLVRFVSADKAKGSPLCSSLDGGPLDTKGEALGALVCFWAESCFTLVPYTRVHPHRPSRPRPVLFVPRLLGKILAEKLSLSRGFEKCPAEALSPEEYDAQTQRGDIIQGPEGPRGRCGVTRQAVECLMEKNTHGLLDLGLASVRTLHHWEIFPIVLFVSPTEKTARRLRKSLQRLGASEEQLLEAARQEEGDLDRAPCLYSSLAPDSWSDLDTLLSCVRLAIADAQKRVVWTEQSPH; translated from the exons ATGGCGGAGCTTTGTCGCACAGAGTCCACGCTGATGTCGCTGGACGAGGAGCAGCTGTGGGAGATGCTGGAGAGTCACCGTTGCCGCATCGTGAGCAGCGTGTGCCCCAGCCGCCTGACGCCCTACCTGCGCCAGGCCCGCGTGCTGGGCCGGCTGGACGAGGAGGAGGTGCTCCACGGGCCCAGGCTTTCCAACACCGCCATGCGTGCCG GGCACCTGCTGGACCTGCTCAAGACTCGGGGCAAGAACGGGGCTGTGGCCTTCCTGGAGAGCCTCAAGTTCCACAACCCCGACGTCTACACGCTGGTCACCGGCTTGCAGCCCGCCGTGGACTTCAGCAGCTTCAGTG GACTCATGGAGACGTCCAAGCTGACAGAGTGCCTGGCGGGCGCCATCAGCAGCCTGCAGGAGGAGCTGGTCCAGGAGCAGAGGCAGAAGGCAGCGCTGCGGGAGCGCCTGGGCCTGGCCGAGGCCCGTGTGGAGAGCCTGCGCTCGCTGGAGGCCGACCACGGCCGCATGAAGCGCGAGCTCAGCGCCCACTTCCACGAGGTGCTGAAGCTCAAGGACGAGCTGCTCAACCTGTCACTGCGCTACAGCAGCGCCCTGCAGGAGAAGGAGCTGGCCGCCACGCGCTGCCGGGGCCTGCAGGAGGAG CTGTACCTGGTGAAGCAGGAGCTGCAGCGAGCCCAGGTGACCTCCTCAAGCGAGCAGGAGTCTCAGGAGCGCTCCCTGGAGATGGTCAGCAGCCTGGACTCTGAGGACGAGGAGCTGAGCCGCCTCAAAGAGGAGAACCAGAAGCTCCGCTCGCTGACCTTCAGCATG GTGGAGAAGGATATTCTGGAGCAGAGCCTGGACGAGGCCCGGGAGAGCAAGCAGGAGCTGGTGGACCGGATCCACTCTCTGCGGGCACGGGCTGCAGCCGCCGAGAGGCAGCGCAAACAG TActgggaggagaaggagaagactcTGCTTCAGTTCCAGAAAATGCAGGTGGACTGCGAGATGTACCGGGAGAAGACCAGCGccctgcaggaccaggtggtggagCTGCAGAAGGAGCGAGACCAG GCCTATGCAGCCCGGGACCGTGCCCAGCTGGAGATCTCGCAGCGGCTGGTGGAGAAGGACTCACTGCGCAGGAAGCTGTTCGAGCtgactgaggacacctgtgaGCTGCGCAGACAGCTCCGGAAGCTGCAGGACAACCCGCCCCGCCAGGGGAGC GCCAGGCTGGAGATGGGGCCCCGGGATCCCTGTGCGCGGGGCAAGCAGCGGCTGGTCCGGATGTATGCCATCTGCCCTCAGGTGGACAGTGATGGCAGCCCCCTCAGCTCCACCGAG CTGTGGTCAGACACCAGTACTATGTCCAGCTTCCGCTCCTGCAGCCCGGTGCCGCCCAGCCAGCAGTCCCTGTACAAGCGGGCTGCAGAGGACCAACTGGAGGACCCCTGGTCTCTGAG CCCTCCTGAAATCCTGGAGGCAGATCTGAGGCCCTCCCCAGAGGACAGGACGGACGACGTGGACCTGGACTATGAGATCGTGGACAAGGCAG CCCGCACAGAAAGGGAGGCCAGCTTGG AGGGTACTTCCCA CAGCCTGTGTCCCTCCGGGGGAAGCATGCCCGTGCGGAGGCGGCCAGCCCGCAGGATGCTGAGCCAGGTCACGGCGCTGGCCTTCCAGGGGTGCTCGTTGCTGCGGCAGATCAGCATCATTGGGGGGAACCACGCTGGCATCTTCATCCACCGTGTCACCCCCGGCTCAGCGGCCGACGAGATGGCACTACGCCCAGGCACCCAGATAGTGATG GTCGACTGTGACGCAGCGGGGTCCCTGGTCAAGGCAGTGCTGGAGGACACCACCCTGGAGCAGGCCATTGGGCTCCTGGGGCAGGTGGACGGCTTCTGCTGTCTGTCTGTGAAGGTCAACATGGAGG GGTACAAGAAGCTGGTCCAAGACCTGGAGGCCAACATGGCCACCTCGGGAGACTCGTTCTACATCCGTGCCAACCTGGCCATGGAGGGCCGGGAGGAGGGGGCGCTGCAGGTGCGCTGTAACGAGGTCCTGCATGTCACCAACACCCTGTACCAGGGCCCGGGCCGCTGGCACGCCCACCGAGTCAGCCCCTGCACCATGAGGGACATGGACCACGGTGCCATCCCCAACTACTCCCG GGCCCAGCAGCTGCTCATTGCCACCATCCAGGACATGACACAGCAGAGTGCGGCCGCCCGCAAG CCCTCTGGGGGCCCTCAGAAGCTGGTCCGCTTCGTCAGCGCCGACAAAGCTAAAGGCAGTCCTCTCTGCTCGTCCTTGGACGGGGGCCCGTTGGACACCAAAGGTGAGGCTCTGGGGGCtctggtg TGTTTCTGGGCAGAGAGCTGCTTCACCCTGGTGCCCTACACGCGGGTGCACCCCCACCGGCCCAGCAGGCCTCGGCCGGTGCTCTTCGTGCCCAGGCTGCTGGGGAAGATCCTGGCAGAGAAGCTGAGCCTCTCCAGAGGGTTCGAGAAGTGCCCTGCAG AGGCCCTGAGCCCGGAGGAGTATGATGCACAGACCCAGAGAGGGGACATCATCCAGGGCCCAGAGGGGCCCCGAGGACGCTGCGGGGTCACCCGCCAGGCTGTGGAGTGTCTCATGGAGAAG AACACCCACGGCCTCCTGGATTTGGGGCTGGCCAGTGTCCGCACCCTGCACCACTGGGAAATCTTCCCCATCGTCCTCTTTGTCTCCCCCACCGAGAAGACCGCCCGGAGGCTCAG GAAGTCCCTGCAGCGGCTGGGCGCGTCTGAAGAGCAGCTGCTGGAGGCAGCCCGGCAGGAGGAGGGGGACCTGGACAGGGCACCCTGTCTGTACAGCAGCCTGGCCCCTGACAGCTGGAGCGACCTGGACACCCTGCTCAGCTGCGTCCGCCTGGCCATCGCAGATGCACAGAAGAGGGTCGTGTGGACCGAGCAGAGCCCCCACTGA
- the SLC26A11 gene encoding sodium-independent sulfate anion transporter: MPSSVQALGKPRSTHSGMAGPGGCCSASALQKWLPILSWLPNYSGQWLKMDFIAGLSVGLTVIPQALAYAEVAGLPPQYGLYSAFMGCFVYFFLGTSRDVTLGPTAIMSLLVSFYTFHEPAYAVLLAFLSGCIQLAMGFLRLGFLLDFISCPVIKGFTSAATVTIGFGQIKNLLGLHDVPRQFFLQVYYTFLRLGETRVGDAVLGLVCMVLLLVLKLMRDHVPPVHPEMPPGVRLSHGLVWTATTARNALVVSFAALVAYSFEVTGYQPFVLTGETAEGLPPVRIPPFSVTTANGTTSFAEMVQDMGAGLVVVPLMGLLESIAVAKAFASQNNYRIDANQELTAIGLTNMLGSLVSSYPVTGSFGRTAVNAQSGVCTPAGGLVTGVLVLLSLNYLTSLFYYIPKSALAAVIIMAVAPLFDTKIFGTLWRVKRLDLLPLCATFLLCFWEVQYGILAGTLVSLLILLHSVARPRTQVTEGPVLVLQLASGLHFPAVEALREAFLSRALEASPPRSAVLDCTHVCSVDYTAALGLGELLEDFRRRGVGLAFVGLQVPVLRVLLAADLTGFQCFSTLGEAEQYLKQEPGAQPYNISEDSVPEHKVALLKA; this comes from the exons ATGCCCTCCTCTGTGCAGGCTCTGGGAAAGCCCCGGTCAACCCACTCTGGCATGGCGGGGCCAGGAGGCTGCTGCTCGGCATCggccctgcagaagtggctgcccATCCTGTCCTGGCTCCCCAACTACTCTGGCCAGTGGCTGAAGATGGACTTCATCGCTGGCCTCTCAGTTGGGCTCACGGTCATTCCTCAAGCGCTGGCCTATGCTGAGGTGGCTGGTCTCCCACCCCAG TATGGCCTCTATTCCGCCTTCATGGGGTGCTtcgtgtatttcttccttggcacCTCCCGTGATGTCACCCTGGGCCCCACGGCCATCATGTCCCTCCTGGTCTCCTTCTACACCTTCCACGAGCCCGCCTACGCCGTGCTCCTGGCCTTCCTGTCTGGCTGTATCCAGCTGGCCATGGGTTTCCTGCGTCTGG GGTTCCTGCTGGACTTCATTTCCTGCCCGGTCATCAAAGGCTTCACCTCGGCGGCTACTGTCACCATTGGTTTTGGACAGATCAAG AACCTCCTGGGCCTCCACGATGTCCCGCGGCAGTTCTTCCTGCAGGTGTACTACACCTTCCTGCGCTTGGGAGAGACCAG AGTGGGGGATGCCGTGCTGGGACTGGTGTGCATGGTGCTGCTCCTTGTGTTGAAGCTCATGCGGGACCACGTGCCTCCCGTCCATCCTGAGATGCCCCCAGGCGTCCGGCTCAGCCACGGACTTGTCTGGACGGCCACAACAG CCCGCAATGCCCTGGtggtctcctttgctgccctggtGGCCTACTCCTTCGAAGTGACCGGCTACCAGCCCTTTGTGCTCACTGGGGAGACAGCCGAGGGTCTCCCCCCTGTCCGGATCCCCCCTTTCTCAGTGACCACAGCTAACGGGACGACCTCCTTTGCTGAGATGGTCCAG GACATGGGGGCTGGCCTGGTCGTGGTGCCCCTGATGGGCCTGCTGGAGAGCATCGCCGTGGCCAAGGCCTTCG cttccCAGAACAACTACCGCATTGACGCCAACCAGGAGCTGACGGCCATAG GTCTCACCAACATGCTCGGCTCCCTGGTCTCCTCCTACCCCGTCACAGGCAGCTTTGGGCG GACAGCTGTGAATGCCCAGTCAGGGGTGTGCACCCCGGCGGGAGGGCTGGTGACAG GTGTCCTGGTGCTGCTGTCCCTCAACTACCTGACATCGCTCTTCTACTACATCCCCAAGTCCGCCCTGGCCGCCGTCATCATCATGGCCGTCGCCCCGCTCTTCGACACCAAGATCTTCGGGACGCTCTGGCGTGTCAAGA GGCTGGACTTGCTACCCCTCTGCGCCACTTTCCTGCTCTGCTTCTGGGAGGTCCAGTATGGTATCCTGGCGGGCACCCTGGTGTCCCTTCTCATTCTCCTGCACTCCGTGGCCAGGCCCAGGACCCAG GTGACCGAGGGCCCGGTCCTCGTCCTGCAGCTGGCCAGTGGCCTGCACTTCCCCGCTGTCGAGGCACTTCGGGAGGCCTTTCTCAGCCGTGCTCTGGAAG CATCTCCCCCACGGAGCGCCGTGCTCGACTGCACACACGTCTGCAGCGTTGACTACACGGCAGCGCTGGGGCTTGGCGAGCTACTGGAGGACTTCCGCCGGCgtggtgtgggcctggcctttgtGGGCCTGCAG GTCCCTGTGCTGCGGGTCCTGCTGGCGGCCGACCTGACAGGCTTCCAGTGTTTCTCCACCTTGGGGGAAGCAG AGCAGTACCTGAAGCAGGAGCCGGGGGCCCAGCCCTACAACATCAGTGAGGACTCTGTTCCTGAGCACAAGGTGGCGCTGCTGAAGGCTTAG